In the genome of Fusarium fujikuroi IMI 58289 draft genome, chromosome FFUJ_chr02, one region contains:
- a CDS encoding probable UDP-N-acetylglucosamine:dolichyl phosphate N-acetylglucosamine-1-phosphate transferase codes for MTTTMMTSLSRSETLTLSTVSAAAFAVLANTLHGDGEPLMASLALSVLAFALCFAMIRWLGPTFMRAGFQGRDMSKVNRAEIPECMGAVCAAVYLLSVIVFIPFPFYKDIVAATSGGGNRDVVVELQHVNQGRFLHRFPHNKLASFLGAIISLQTIALLGIGDDLFDIRWRHKWWIPGLASIPLLVVYFVDFDVTSIVLPLQLQPYLGELVDLGFLYYVYMACVAMFCPQSINMLAGINGIEVSQCIVIASLLVFNDCLYLFTPYPHPATDSHLFSLYFLLPWIGVSFALLLHNWYPAKVFVGDTYCYFSGMVFAVVGILGHFSKTLGLLLVPQIFNFLYSCPQVFGLIPCPRHRLPHFNARSGLMEPSVTPWSPERQPHPLVAQGLHFLNKLRLVKVTTDEKGQFVETSNFTILNLWLVWRGPLREDRLALEITMLQLVAGFFGLFVRHRLALLVFKEDNWGTAAQY; via the exons TCCATGGTGATGGCGAGCCCCTCATGGCATCTCTGGCCCTGTCGGTTCTCGCCTTTGCGCTCTGCTTCGCCATGATCCGCTGGCTAGGCCCTACCTTCATGCGTGCTGGCTTCCAAGGCCGCGACATGAGCAAGGTGAACCGCGCCGAGATCCCCGAGTGCATGGGCGCCGTGTGCGCTGCGGTCTACCTCCTCAGCGTCATTGTCTTCATCCCATTCCCGTTCTACAAGGACATTGTTGCGGCGACTAGTGGCGGTGGGAACCGCGATGTCGTCGTTGAGCTTCAGCACGTCAACCAGGGCCGTTTTCTACATCGCTTTCCACACAACAAG CTCGCGTCATTCCTGGGTGCCATCATCTCTCTTCAGACAATTGCACTTCTCGGTATTGGTGATGATCTCTTCGATATTCGCTGGCGACACAAATGGTGGATTCCCGGCCTGGCTTCGATCCCTCTTCTTGTCGTTTACTTTGTCGACTTTGACGTCACTTCTATTGTCCTacctcttcagcttcagccgtATCTCGGCGAGCTCGTTGATCTCGGGTTTCTCTACTACGTTTACATGGCGTGCGTTGCCATGTTCTGCCCTCAGAGCATCAACATGCTGGCAGGCATAAACGGCATTGAAGTCTCGCAATGCATCGTCATCGCTTctctcctcgtcttcaacgATTGCCTGTACCTCTTTACGCCATACCCTCACCCTGCTACCGACTCGCACTTGTTCTCACTCTACTTCCTCCTCCCGTGGATAGGCGTCTCGTTCGCCTTACTCCTCCACAACTGGTATCCTGCTAAGGTGTTTGTCGGCGATACCTACTGCTATTTCTCGGGTATGGTTTTTGCTGTTGTCGGTATCCTTGGCCACTTTTCAAAGACTCTCGGACTCCTCCTTGTCCCTCAAATATTCAACTTCCTCTACTCATGCCCCCAGGTCTTCGGTCTGATTCCCTGCCCACGCCACCGACTTCCTCACTTCAACGCCCGGTCTGGCCTCATGGAGCCGTCTGTGACTCCCTGGTCACCCGAGCGTCAACCCCATCCCTTGGTCGCCCAGGGCCTACACTTTCTCAACAAGCTACGCCTGGTAAAGGTAACAACCGATGAAAAGGGTCAATTTGTCGAGACAAGCAACTTtaccatcctcaacctctggCTTGTCTGGCGGGGACCACTCCGTGAAGATCGATTGGCCTTGGAGATTACTATGCTCCAGCTTGTTGCTGGGTTCTTTGGACTGTTCGTGAGGCATCGTCTCGCATTGTTGGTCTTTAAGGAAGATAACTGGGGGACTGCTGCGCAATATTAA